A segment of the Desulfofundulus kuznetsovii DSM 6115 genome:
CGCACCAGACGGTCCTTGTGGGCAACAATAACAGTCTTGATTTCTCCCCGGGTGACCATGCCGCACAGCTTCAGGAAATTCTTGCGCTTATAATTGAGGGCGGAGCCGACGTCGGCAAGTATTTCGTCCACGGTCAGCCCCCTGCCGGCGGCAAAGTCCTTCAGGTACTCAAGCTGGTTTTCCAGGTCCGGTTTCTGGCCGGCTGATGACACCCGGGCGTATAAAACGATTTTCTTTGGCTCCTGGCGGTTCTTTATGCCCAGTGCCCGGTAGAGCATCTCTTCAGTATACCTTCGCTTGTTGGTTGGTGTACGTAAAGCAACCAGTTTACCTTCTTTATCCCAAGCGCGGAGCGTTGATACGCTGACGCCAAGTTTTTCGGCAAACTCGCTTATTGTGTAAAGTTTCATAAAACACCACCTGATATTAATTTATATCAGATGGTGTTGGTTGGCAATGCCTATTTAGGATAATTATTAAAAGAGAAGAAGCTGTTTTCTACCTCCAGGTTACACTCTATCATACCAGGAGCCATAACGTTAACCATACTTTTCTTCATTCCTTCAGGAATACTGCGTTGCCACATCACTGAACGTGGCGTCCTGAAAATAGAAGTGAACCTGGACGCTGAACTTCCAGTAAAAAATTACAGGAATACCACCTTGCTTTTTCATCTGGCGATGGTTATAATGTGACTGATATTATTAAATATTTGCAGGACGAGGTGAGATATTTGAATGACAATGCAATACAAATGACAGCTACTGTGCGACTGGGACGAAGGGGGCAGATGGTTTTGCCCGCTGAAGTCAGGCGGGCCTTAGCGGTTAAAGAGGGAGATGAACTGCTGATCGCTGTCTGGCCGGGCGGCAAAGTAACCATGATCCGCAAGCCCCGAAGTTTTGCGGAAGCCCTGGCCGGCCTGTACGGACATTTATGGAAAGGAATAGACCCGCTTATTTACCAGAAGACGGAGCGAGAAACATGGGAGAGATAGCAAAAACGCTCGTCAATTTTGAATTGGTCGCTATAGATACAAATATTTTCATCTATTATCTCCAGAAAGAGGAGTTCCCCGCCTACCATACGGTTCTTGCGGCTATCTTTCATGCCCTGGAAAAAGGCGATTTTCAAGGTGTTTCCAGTGTGCTGATGCTTACCGAACTGCTAACCCTCCCCCAAAAGCTGGGCGAAGAACACGTCGCGCAGCATTATTATCTGCTATTGAAAAATTTTCCTAATTTGAAACTTTTGCCGGTAACAGAAAAGGTCGCCCTCCGGGCCGCCGGGATCCGCGGTAAATGGGGTCTAAAGACACCGGACGCCCTGCACATAGCGACGGCCATCGAAGCAGGCGCAAAGGCCTTTCTTACTAACGACCGCTCCATTGGCAAAGGGTTCCCGGGGTTACAAATAATCTACCTTTCAGATTTTTTACCGTCACACAACTAATGAACACCGGGCGTTGCTTGAAAAGCAGACTGGTGCTGCCTCACCTGTAATGGACTTTCGCCACCAGACGCACGTTTAAAGACCCCCGCTGACGTAATGGCAACGGGGGTCTTGAGAATCTGTGCCGGCCTGGGGTGCACTTTACTGCACACCGAACCTTTTGCTCCGCAGGCCAAGGGTAAAGTGGAACGTTTTTTCCGCACC
Coding sequences within it:
- a CDS encoding AbrB/MazE/SpoVT family DNA-binding domain-containing protein produces the protein MTATVRLGRRGQMVLPAEVRRALAVKEGDELLIAVWPGGKVTMIRKPRSFAEALAGLYGHLWKGIDPLIYQKTERETWER
- a CDS encoding type II toxin-antitoxin system VapC family toxin; translation: MGEIAKTLVNFELVAIDTNIFIYYLQKEEFPAYHTVLAAIFHALEKGDFQGVSSVLMLTELLTLPQKLGEEHVAQHYYLLLKNFPNLKLLPVTEKVALRAAGIRGKWGLKTPDALHIATAIEAGAKAFLTNDRSIGKGFPGLQIIYLSDFLPSHN
- a CDS encoding IS607 family transposase, with the protein product MKLYTISEFAEKLGVSVSTLRAWDKEGKLVALRTPTNKRRYTEEMLYRALGIKNRQEPKKIVLYARVSSAGQKPDLENQLEYLKDFAAGRGLTVDEILADVGSALNYKRKNFLKLCGMVTRGEIKTVIVAHKDRLVRFGFEFFEDLFAKFGCEILVVNKAEDMSPARELTEDLISIVQHFAARLYGQRTYKARKLTRTVREALKDAADGKTEEPAAEQ